The following proteins are encoded in a genomic region of Lentisphaerota bacterium:
- a CDS encoding phosphopantothenoylcysteine decarboxylase, translating to MKQTKPVEVVLGVTGSIAVYKAAELARLMIKAGWSVHVVMTEAATRFVTPLTFRTLSRNPVGVSALDDPEEWMPGHVSLAERAGIMVVAPCTANVLAKLAHGLADDLLTATALATRAPLLIAPAMNTGMWDHPATQANLATVRARGAGIIEAAAGELACGANGPGRMAEPEAILEAARRMIGHGQHGQS from the coding sequence ATGAAACAAACAAAACCAGTGGAAGTGGTTCTCGGCGTGACCGGTTCGATCGCCGTTTACAAGGCGGCGGAGCTGGCTCGGCTGATGATCAAGGCGGGGTGGTCCGTGCATGTGGTGATGACCGAGGCTGCGACCCGTTTCGTGACGCCGCTGACCTTCCGGACCCTCTCGCGCAACCCGGTCGGCGTGAGTGCGCTGGACGATCCGGAGGAGTGGATGCCGGGGCATGTGTCACTCGCCGAGCGAGCTGGCATCATGGTGGTGGCGCCGTGCACGGCCAACGTGCTGGCCAAGCTGGCTCACGGCTTGGCCGACGACCTGCTCACCGCCACCGCGCTCGCAACGCGCGCGCCGCTGCTGATTGCGCCGGCGATGAACACGGGGATGTGGGATCATCCGGCGACCCAGGCCAATCTGGCTACGGTGCGTGCGCGCGGCGCCGGGATTATCGAGGCTGCGGCGGGCGAGCTGGCCTGCGGCGCCAACGGCCCGGGCCGCATGGCCGAGCCCGAGGCGATTCTTGAAGCGGCGCGGCGGATGATCGGACATGGCCAACACGGACAGTCTTAA
- a CDS encoding type III pantothenate kinase — translation MRCVVIDVGNTSTSLALYVDGRVSRFAHVAGGVVKNPDACAAAVRRAAKGGVCGAVLGSVVPATNPLWRTLVMRELGCTPLVVRAGIPMAVAIDYPDPRTIGADRLANAAGGVVKYGAPLIVADFGTALTFDIVTPARGYIGGVIAPGLPLMTDYLHERTALLPHVAPGGACPKIGRSTRGAIQIGARIGYRGMVREIVGYLLQTLGPDVTLVGTGGFARWVLTGIGMPFVIDPHLTVFGLGTIFEQNAESKK, via the coding sequence ATGCGGTGTGTGGTGATTGATGTCGGCAACACGTCGACCAGCTTGGCGCTCTATGTGGATGGCCGTGTTTCGCGGTTTGCCCATGTGGCGGGCGGCGTTGTCAAGAATCCGGACGCCTGCGCCGCGGCGGTGCGGCGGGCCGCCAAAGGCGGGGTGTGCGGCGCGGTGCTGGGGTCGGTTGTCCCCGCGACGAACCCGCTGTGGCGCACGCTCGTCATGCGCGAGCTGGGATGCACGCCGCTGGTGGTGCGGGCGGGGATTCCGATGGCGGTGGCGATCGATTATCCGGATCCCCGGACCATCGGCGCAGACCGGCTTGCGAACGCGGCCGGCGGCGTGGTGAAGTACGGCGCGCCGCTGATCGTCGCCGACTTCGGCACGGCGCTGACATTCGATATCGTGACGCCGGCGCGGGGCTATATCGGCGGCGTGATTGCGCCGGGGCTGCCACTGATGACCGACTACCTGCACGAGCGGACGGCCCTGCTGCCGCACGTGGCGCCGGGCGGTGCGTGTCCGAAGATCGGACGCAGCACGCGCGGCGCAATCCAGATCGGCGCCCGGATTGGCTACCGCGGCATGGTGCGCGAGATTGTCGGCTACCTGTTGCAGACGCTGGGACCCGACGTCACACTCGTCGGAACCGGCGGTTTTGCCCGCTGGGTGCTGACCGGAATCGGCATGCCGTTTGTGATTGACCCGCACCTGACCGTGTTCGGGCTGGGGACCATTTTTGAGCAGAACGCGGAAAGCAAAAAATAA
- the nadC gene encoding carboxylating nicotinate-nucleotide diphosphorylase: MGNPRAFEAVRLALDEDVGPGDVTTLALVDPDAEAVGAILSRAACRVAGGAVAAAVLQAVDPDVVCETVIADGCDAAPGATVLAIRGRAAAILTAERTALNFMQRMCGIATLTSRFAEVVKPWGTQILDTRKTTPGLRLFEKYSVLCGGGANHRFGLFDRVLMKDNHRRLWQGGDPSRLDLAVAAARRCFPAIPVEVEVESVEELVSALRGNPDWVMLDNMDCARMRECVQITAGRARLEASGGITLERAAAVAATGVDAISLGCLTHSAPAVDLSLEWAAV; encoded by the coding sequence ATGGGGAATCCGCGGGCCTTTGAGGCGGTGCGGCTGGCGCTGGACGAGGATGTCGGGCCGGGGGATGTGACGACGCTGGCGCTGGTGGATCCGGATGCGGAGGCCGTCGGAGCGATCCTCAGCCGCGCGGCGTGCCGCGTGGCCGGAGGAGCCGTGGCGGCAGCCGTCCTGCAAGCGGTGGACCCGGACGTGGTCTGCGAGACCGTCATTGCCGACGGCTGCGACGCGGCGCCCGGCGCGACGGTGCTCGCGATCCGCGGACGGGCGGCGGCGATTCTGACCGCCGAACGGACGGCCCTCAATTTCATGCAGCGGATGTGCGGCATCGCGACACTCACGAGCCGTTTCGCCGAGGTCGTCAAACCGTGGGGGACGCAAATCCTCGACACCCGCAAGACCACGCCCGGGTTGAGGCTCTTCGAAAAATACAGCGTGCTATGCGGCGGGGGCGCCAACCACCGCTTCGGCCTCTTCGACCGTGTGCTGATGAAGGACAATCACCGCCGGCTCTGGCAGGGTGGCGATCCGTCGCGGCTGGATCTGGCCGTCGCGGCGGCGCGGCGCTGCTTCCCCGCGATCCCGGTCGAGGTGGAAGTGGAGAGCGTCGAGGAACTGGTCAGCGCGCTGCGTGGCAACCCCGACTGGGTCATGCTCGACAATATGGATTGCGCCAGGATGCGCGAATGCGTCCAGATCACGGCGGGCCGCGCGCGTCTGGAGGCCTCCGGCGGGATTACGCTCGAACGGGCGGCGGCGGTGGCGGCAACCGGCGTCGATGCGATTTCGCTGGGGTGCCTGACGCATTCAGCCCCCGCAGTGGACCTGTCGTTGGAATGGGCGGCGGTCTGA
- a CDS encoding ATP-binding protein, with the protein MFKERSLSSRVRGAVKSFRVVVVSGARQTGKTTLLRHLFPEWDCVTFDPVTDIEGARADPDLFLDNHPPPLILDEIQYAAEVVAALKRRVDRAGDLPGQYILTGSQQWQVMRVLAESLAGRAVFIDLHGLSVAESADAPESGWLPFWLGGADAFMDHQAGRRSGLRLHRWLWRGSLPGTLLVEDAWIASFWDAYQRTYIERDARALAELGDWQQFGLFLRLAGALSAQEVNASQFGREMGVTPRTARKWLDVLTGTFQWHEIPAWQGNAVKRVIAKPKGYLGDTGLICHGQRISSSEALGGHPLLGALFETAVVGDIRRQASALAFAPGFWHWRAAGGAEVDLIIEADGCLYPVEVRLTSNPRPRDASGINAFRAAHPGQRIAPGLIVCAADRPRRVTENVFALPWDWLVTPG; encoded by the coding sequence ATGTTCAAGGAAAGATCACTCTCATCCCGCGTCAGGGGGGCCGTCAAGTCTTTCCGCGTTGTCGTGGTGAGCGGTGCGCGACAGACCGGCAAGACAACCTTGCTGCGTCATCTCTTTCCGGAATGGGATTGTGTCACGTTCGACCCGGTGACTGACATCGAAGGCGCGCGCGCCGATCCCGATCTGTTCTTGGACAACCACCCGCCGCCTCTGATCCTCGATGAGATCCAGTATGCGGCCGAGGTCGTTGCCGCGCTGAAGCGCCGCGTGGACCGCGCCGGCGACCTTCCAGGCCAGTACATCCTGACCGGTTCGCAGCAGTGGCAGGTCATGCGCGTGTTGGCGGAGAGCCTGGCTGGACGGGCAGTCTTCATCGACCTCCACGGTCTGAGTGTGGCCGAATCCGCCGATGCGCCCGAGAGCGGCTGGCTTCCGTTCTGGCTAGGGGGTGCCGACGCATTCATGGACCATCAGGCCGGACGGCGGTCCGGTCTGCGGCTCCACCGCTGGCTGTGGCGCGGTTCGCTGCCAGGAACCCTGCTGGTGGAGGACGCGTGGATCGCCTCATTCTGGGACGCCTACCAGCGTACCTACATCGAGCGTGATGCGCGCGCCTTGGCCGAGCTCGGCGATTGGCAGCAGTTCGGCCTGTTTCTCCGTCTGGCGGGGGCGCTGAGCGCGCAGGAGGTGAACGCGAGCCAGTTTGGGCGCGAGATGGGCGTGACGCCCCGCACCGCGCGCAAGTGGCTGGACGTCCTCACGGGGACCTTCCAGTGGCACGAGATTCCCGCCTGGCAAGGGAATGCCGTCAAACGCGTGATTGCCAAACCCAAGGGCTATCTGGGTGACACGGGACTCATCTGCCACGGTCAGCGCATCTCCTCGTCCGAGGCGTTGGGCGGGCATCCGCTCCTGGGCGCCTTGTTCGAGACGGCCGTGGTTGGCGATATCCGCCGCCAGGCCTCGGCGCTGGCGTTTGCGCCCGGTTTCTGGCATTGGCGCGCGGCGGGGGGTGCGGAGGTCGATCTGATCATTGAGGCCGATGGCTGCCTCTATCCCGTAGAGGTCCGCCTGACCAGCAATCCACGTCCGCGGGACGCGTCGGGGATCAACGCCTTCCGCGCCGCCCATCCCGGCCAACGGATCGCGCCAGGGTTGATTGTCTGTGCGGCCGACCGTCCCCGTCGCGTCACCGAAAATGTTTTCGCCCTACCCTGGGACTGGCTGGTCACGCCCGGATGA
- a CDS encoding HAD family hydrolase has translation MFSPYPGTGWSRPDERPQIRGMSYATAAASKPRSKPGRNRHVGPAQRLTAQATCRTIATDTGAWCSGASAWAADARREFLLAQAFTNGFPDQARPGTGGTRVTCIIWDWNGTLLDDVCASVNALNALMAPRGLGPETVARYRDRFGFPVSDYYQEAGFDLAREDWERLARDYHDAYLAQPDLRLFDDARPVLNTLAACGIRQAILSSCEQSILERLIGEARLTGCFSRIFGSDNLHGLSKAERGRGLVRDLGCIAASTLFVGDTLHDHDVAAELGCRCVLVARGHQSRERLLAACRPVIDRLDDLPRLIAEGIC, from the coding sequence ATGTTTTCGCCCTACCCTGGGACTGGCTGGTCACGCCCGGATGAGCGGCCCCAGATTCGGGGAATGTCCTACGCCACCGCTGCCGCGTCGAAACCGAGGTCGAAACCCGGTCGAAACCGACATGTGGGCCCCGCTCAACGCTTGACAGCGCAGGCGACCTGTCGCACAATCGCAACCGATACGGGCGCGTGGTGTTCAGGCGCCAGCGCATGGGCGGCGGACGCGCGAAGGGAGTTTCTTTTGGCTCAGGCTTTCACTAATGGGTTTCCGGATCAGGCTCGTCCCGGTACCGGCGGGACCCGCGTCACCTGCATCATCTGGGATTGGAACGGAACCCTGTTGGATGATGTCTGCGCCTCGGTAAACGCGCTGAACGCGCTCATGGCGCCCCGCGGCCTTGGTCCCGAAACCGTGGCGCGCTACCGCGACCGCTTCGGCTTTCCGGTCAGCGACTATTACCAGGAGGCCGGCTTCGACCTGGCCCGTGAGGATTGGGAGCGCCTGGCCCGCGACTATCACGACGCCTATCTCGCGCAGCCCGACCTGCGCCTCTTCGACGACGCCCGGCCCGTTCTGAACACCCTCGCCGCCTGCGGCATCCGCCAGGCGATCCTCTCGTCGTGCGAACAGTCGATCCTGGAGCGCCTGATCGGCGAGGCGCGGCTGACCGGCTGCTTCTCCCGCATCTTCGGCTCCGACAACCTGCACGGGCTCTCCAAGGCCGAACGCGGACGCGGCCTCGTCCGCGATCTCGGCTGCATCGCCGCCTCGACGCTTTTCGTGGGCGACACCCTTCATGACCACGACGTGGCCGCCGAACTCGGCTGCCGCTGCGTCCTCGTCGCCCGCGGACATCAATCCCGCGAGCGGCTGCTCGCCGCCTGCCGGCCGGTCATCGACCGCCTGGACGATCTTCCCCGCCTCATCGCCGAAGGAATCTGCTGA